One Nostoc sp. CENA543 genomic window, TTTCTGCAAAGTTTAACTGATGAAAATTTTATTAATAATCCCGCATTCAGTGAACCGCATCATCAGCAGTGAAATAGGCTAAAAGAGTATGTTGGACGTAGTTTGAGTTTCGTTACTCAACACAACATTGTAATTTTGCAGGTTTAATCAGAGCGATCGCCTCAACTTGGTGTTTGGTGAAAGCGTTATCATAGATCGCAAATCACACTCCATCGGACTTATAAGGTGTCTGGCAATGACCATCTCCTTAGAACAATTTAGCCAATCTTCTCTGGTGTTTCAGCAGTATGATGCAACTTGGCAAGACTATGAGAAGGTGCGAGATAACCCGAATCTTGATTGGCGTAAAATTGCATTTCATCAGGGATGGTTATGGGTTGATATGGGAACAGAAGGACTAGGACATTCTTCTTTTAGCGATTTGATGACGGCAGTTTTCTTTGTTTGGGCGTTCCTACACCCAGAGATAGTATTGCAATCCTACGGACGCTGTTTAATTGAAAAGCCCGAAACCCACGCCTGTGCGCCAGATTTAGTATTGTACAAAGGTCAAAATATTCCGAAATGGAAACCAGGTGAACCCCGTCGGATTATTCTTGATCGTCATCGTCTACCTGATTTAGTGGGAGAAATTGCTGATACCACTTTAGGTATTGATTTGGATGAACAAAAGCGACTTTACGCTAGTTTAGGAATTGCCGAATACTGGGTAATTGATGTTAAAGGAATGCGATTGTTTGCATTTGGTTTAACTGCAACAGGTATCTATCAAGCGATCGAAGTTTCTCAGGTATTGACTGGTTTACCCATCGCCCTGATTGAACAAACACTAGAAAGATTACCCCAAGAAACTAACACCGCAGCCGCTAATTGGTTGATGCAGCAATTACAAACAAAATAAGTGCAAATTTAAAATAGACAATTTGGCGTTGCATAAATGCGTGATTAATTAAGCTTTTTTCACAAGGTTAACGATAGATGTTTCGCGCAAAGGCGCAAAGGCGCGAAACAAAATTCATCCTCTTAATCCAATACGGTTCAGTTAAAGCTAAAATCTGGGGTTTGTGAAGTAATGAAAAGTTCGTAGTAAGGACTTCAGTCCTTAGATGAGGACTAAAGTCCTCTCTACAAACTATTTTTTTAACTGAACTGTATTGCCTCTTAATCAGCAACGCTTGTTTTTTTAGCCGCGAATTCCATTCGTCGGGGCTAGGTGCAAGATATGTCTATACAGTGATAGCAAACGCATAAAATTGGGAAATTTAAGATTAATCTATTCAAATTGACGTACAAAAGTTTACATGAATTTTTTGGGCAGAGTCCCCTTAGCTTGGTTGCAATTGACTCGCTATAAACTACGCCTAGTTGTAGCGATTTTAGGTATTGCTTTTGCATCCATTCTGATTTTTATGCAATTAGCCTTTTTAGATTCTCTCTATGATAGCCAAACAGCACTGCATAAACTTCTCAAAGCAGATTTGGTTTTAATCAACACTGATATGAAAACTTTGGCGAATACTGGAGATTTTTCCCGCCAATATTTATATCGCACCCTAAATTTCCGGGAAGTTGAATCTGTAAATTATGTCTACCATGCGCGAGATGATTTCCGCTATGGCAGTGTTCGCGGCGGCAAAGGAATTATTATTTTAGGGATTAATCCAGATAACGTTCCTTTTGAAATTGCAGACTTTCAGAAAGTTGCTCATTTTTTAAAAGCTAGAGGCGTGGTTTTATTTGATCGCAATTCTGACTCTAAAGAATATGGGAGTATTTTCCAAGATTTGCAACCAGGAAAACCAATTGCGGCTGAAATCGCTGGTCATAAAGTTTGGATTAGTGGCTTAGTAAATTTTGCTGGTGCTTCTTTTGCTGATGATGGTAATTTGATTACCAGTAGTATGACTTTTAATTATCTGTTTCCTCATCGTTCAGCTAACAATATTACCCTGGGTTTAGTGACTCTTAAACCAGGAGTAAATCCACAGGCGATCGCCCAAAAAATCCGCGCTCAACTTCCCCGCAAAGTACGGCTGATGACACGCCAAGAATTTATCGAATATGAAAAGCATTATTGGGCTACTAGTGCGCCTATTGGATTTGTCTTTACTACAGGCGTTTTTGTCGGTTTCTTAGTAGGAGTAATTATTGTCTATCAAATTCTTTATGGCGAAATTACCGACCATTTACCAGACTATGCCGTTCTGAAAGCTAGAGGTTATAAACATCGTTTCTTCTTAAATATTTTGTTTCAAGAAGCATTGATTTTGGCAGTCTTGGGTTACATTCCTGGTTTAATCATGTCTTTGGGATTATATGCAATTGTCAATGGTGCCACATCTTTACCGATGAATATGACATGGCCGCGAGCTTCTCTGGTACTACTATTAACAATAATAATGTGCTTTACTTCTGGTTTTGTGAGTATGAATAAGCTCAGAGAGTCTAATCCGGCTGACCTATTTTAAATTAATAATTAATCTGAATTATTGTGCTGAATCAAACAGTTATTTCTATTCAAAATCTCAATCACTTTTTTGGGGAAGCCGCACTCAAAAAGCAAATTTTATTTGATATTAATCTCACCATTAAAGCTAAAGAATTTGTCATTTTAACTGGCCCTTCTGGGTCAGGGAAAAGCACATTGCTCAGTTTAATTGGTTGTCTGCGTTCTGTACAGCAAGGCAGT contains:
- a CDS encoding Uma2 family endonuclease, with the protein product MTISLEQFSQSSLVFQQYDATWQDYEKVRDNPNLDWRKIAFHQGWLWVDMGTEGLGHSSFSDLMTAVFFVWAFLHPEIVLQSYGRCLIEKPETHACAPDLVLYKGQNIPKWKPGEPRRIILDRHRLPDLVGEIADTTLGIDLDEQKRLYASLGIAEYWVIDVKGMRLFAFGLTATGIYQAIEVSQVLTGLPIALIEQTLERLPQETNTAAANWLMQQLQTK
- the devC gene encoding ABC transporter permease DevC, producing MNFLGRVPLAWLQLTRYKLRLVVAILGIAFASILIFMQLAFLDSLYDSQTALHKLLKADLVLINTDMKTLANTGDFSRQYLYRTLNFREVESVNYVYHARDDFRYGSVRGGKGIIILGINPDNVPFEIADFQKVAHFLKARGVVLFDRNSDSKEYGSIFQDLQPGKPIAAEIAGHKVWISGLVNFAGASFADDGNLITSSMTFNYLFPHRSANNITLGLVTLKPGVNPQAIAQKIRAQLPRKVRLMTRQEFIEYEKHYWATSAPIGFVFTTGVFVGFLVGVIIVYQILYGEITDHLPDYAVLKARGYKHRFFLNILFQEALILAVLGYIPGLIMSLGLYAIVNGATSLPMNMTWPRASLVLLLTIIMCFTSGFVSMNKLRESNPADLF